CACGCATCCAGTCCCAGTTAGCCATGAAACCTGGTATCCTCGGAGCATTGGGAAACACTGGGCCTCACAACCTAGTGGCACTAGCTAATCTACACGCCATGGGAATTGCTCCACCGTAAGTAGAATctaaagagggggaaaaaaacattttagtaaTTTATCTTGATGTGGCAGAGTGAAAACGGACTGTTTTCCCTGTGGGCTCCTTTATTATAGGAAAGTGGAAGTCAAGGAGGTGAATAAGCCAACACCTCTTATCCTGGATGAGAAGGGAAGAACTGTGGATGCAAGTGGCAAAGAGGTTGAACTCACACATCGCATGCCCACACTAAAAGGTACGAATACAGAAGCCAATTAGACACAAACAGTCTTAATTTCTTGTTTGGGTGTTTCTCAATAAATTCCCCTCTCAATGTTCAGCTAACATTCGAGCTGTGAAGAGAGAGCAGTTCCGtcagcagctgaaggagaagccTGGTGAAGACATGGAGTCCACGTCCTACTTCGACCAACGTGTATTTATAACACCAGCTCAACGCCCTCGCAGGGGCTTCAAATTCCATGACCAGGGGCGCTTCGAGAAGATTGCTCAGAGAATTAGAACTaaggtttgatttttttttttttaattctccaATATTTTCATTGTCAGCATTGGCTGCTCTGAGCCTGGATATTTTGAATAGAGGACTTTGCAATTAAGATTCACCCAACTTGACTTTTGACCCTCCTGTGCTGATGTGTACCTCAACCAGGCCCAGTTGGAAAGGTTGCAGTGTGAGATTGCCCAGGCAGCAAAGAAGACAGGAATCCAGGCGTCCACCAAGCTCGCCTTGATTGCACCCAGGAAGGAGATTGGAGAATGGGAGGTGCCCAACATTGAGTGGTGGGACTCTTTCATCCTGCCCAACAACGTAGACTTGTAAGAACCCACAGCTATTTGAAGCTTAAAGGCAGTATGATTTTAGGTTGAATGTAAAAACTGTGCCAAGCACAAATGATTACACCGTTTGTACTTAATTTAGTCTTTCTTCTTAATCTTTTGCAGAAGCACAGAAACAAAATTTGAACGGCTGGAGTTATTTGGTGTGACCAACCTTGTAGAACATCCTGCACAAATTAACCCCCCAGGTAAGTGTACAGGAGATTAAATGTGAGCTGTGAACCTTTTAAACTTACATTTCATATTATCATTATGAAGTAAAGCAAAAATTGGTGTCTTAAtggtatttatttgattattaccATACTAGTTTGATggaattattaaaatatttgtatgtgtgtgggttcaCAGTTGACACAGATAAGGCAGTCACGCTTGGCGTGTACCTGACaaagaaagaacagaagaaATTGAGAAGACAGACGCGAAGGGAGGGCCAAAAAGAAGTTCAAGAGAAGGTCCGTCTGGGTCTCATGCCTCCACCAGAACCCAAAGGTACCTACACAAACCTACAgttacaatttggtgcagtgcAAGATTAAACAGAATGCAgctgattgtttttcatttccacagTGCGCATCTCCAACCTGATGAGAGTGCTGGGGACGGAGGCAGTTCAGGACCCAACAAAAGTAGAGGCCCACGTCAGAGCACAGATGGCCAAGAGACAGAAGTTAGTAACACAATCAACCCTCCTTCATTATCTTCTTGTATCTTGCAGTCATGGAGAATCACATATCATattaaagaagaataaaagcCACCCTAAAGGTTTTTCTAATTGTGTCCCCCTCCCTTCAGGGCTCATGAAGACGCCAACGCCGCTCGCAAACTCACAGCAgggcagaggaaagagaagaaggtcAAGAAGTTAAAAGAAGACATTACTAATGGTGTTCACATTGCAGTGTACAGGTGTGTATTTGTAGGGAGAGATCAAACACTGTATTGCAATTACATATATATTGCAGCGTTTGTGTGTTGAATCACGaaagtgtgttttaattgttgtACCTTTCCGTACAGGATCCGTTACCTGCAAAGTACTTCTAAGAAGTTTAAAGTGGAGAAAAATGCCATCCAGCTGTACCTGTCAGGCACAGTAGTCCTGCACAGAGATGTCAACCTTGTTGTAGTGGAGGGAGGTAAGGAAAACCTGTCCATGACACCCCACAGGGAAATGATTCTCAGGTTTACAGTGTTTTTTGCCAGTTTGACCAGTgctttgtaaaatatatatatatattgcctTGAAGGAAAACTATTTGGTTTGACATTAAATGACACCCATTGATATTCGTAATTTCTTAAAGTAATGATCAGTCCATTTTTTCCCAGTTCAGTACATGATTGATCCTTTTCAGCATCTCACTGTGGTTCTATAACACTtcctgcacctttttttttttataaacatcaTTATTTATTCCCAATTTACCGCAAAAGGTTGAAATGTTGTCTGATGTGTTGTTTATCTCAAATATATTGAACctgtttatgtgtctgtttcTAGTGCACAAGTTTTTAAGAGGACTAatgtcaaatatcaaatatatttttattgtccCATAGGGAAATTTGTCTTGGGCCAAaatgctacagcagctgcagataGGAACATATTACAACCAACAACAACAGTACACAAAGACATATCAAGCAAGACCCAGAATAAAAaggcagaataaaagtgaattgaatATTGCACTTGCCCTAAAACAGTTAAAGGATAAATAATAGTGTCACCATTTAACGATCGTTTTCCATTCAAGTTACACCTTGAAGAAAATTAAGTTAAAGAAAAATCAAACTCATAATTGATGTATTGTGTTTCTGGATTTTTACTCTGTTTAGGCCCCAAATCCCAGAAAAAGTTCAAGAAGCTGATGATGCACAGAATCAAATGGCAGGAACACAACAGTAAAAGAGATGGTAAGTTGTGTCTGGAGTCTTTTATCCCAGTTATCATGTGTTTGACAGATAATAAACTCCTTATTCTTTATTAGATCCTGATGGTGACGAGGAGGCCAGGAGAAATAACAAGTGTTGGTTGATTTGGGAGGCAAGTTtctttcattgtattttattgaaatttttttttaaagtttttaattgtctgttttttttttgttgtaatctCATTTAAATCTAATTCCTATTGATTCTTCAGGGAACAGCCAAGGAGCGCAGTTTTGGAGACATGAAGTTCAAGCAGTGTCCCACGGAGAATATGGCCAGAGAGCACTTCAAGAAGCACCGCACAGAACAGTATTGGGACCTGGCCCTCAGCCAGAGTGTGTTGGAAACCTCGGACGACTGAAACCTGCATTTCAGTCCACACGCCCCCTCCCAGACCTACAGCCTCACAGTCAGGAGATCCTCACTGCTGACCGGCTGCTTTCATCTGCCCAGCATACAAACCTAATTCAGAGACTTGAACATAGAAAAGCAGGAAGAATAATCCTGTGTAGGTCTTTGAGGATGTGTgacagatgagtgtgtgtaggAGAGTGTGTATGCCTGCATCATCAGTCTTTACCCGTAGGCACCTCTATCAGATCTTGTTATCTATTATAGATTAACAGGATCCAAGGCTATATATGAGGATGAGAAACTGTCAAACTATATCATGACgtcattttttttgtgatgaaACCCCCACATGTCCACTGATGTTGATCCCTGTGTGAGTGAAGCAGTTGAATAAATCAACTTCAGTGAGTGACTGCTGCTGTGCTAACACACGTAGAGTAAACCTGGAAGCACTGGAGGCTCCAGTTTCAGGACTGACTCTGGTATTACAGCtacatttcacaaaataaaaaatctccacaatgcattttattttcttttggatAAAAGTAAATCTTTGACTCACTCTAGCGATATTTCTCTGTAATATTACAGTCAAAGccttaaataaacaacaaaatggaACAacttgtgtgcgtgtttttgtATTGGCAGTATTAAATGCCCCTGATATTAAACTTTTACATGAAGCGTGACGCTGTTTGATAGTAAATATAGTTGTTTACGGTGGAGTCAGACACGGGGGCGTGTTCTCCCATCACATTATCTGCTCCATCCATCACCGTCAGCGAGCCATCGgcacactgagctgcaaagaTGGCGGCCGGTTCTGGGGCTGCGAGCGGCCACGGAGCCCGCGGATCCAGCGCGGCTATGGAAGCGTCTCTGGACCGCAAGTTTCAAGGAGTATCCAACACCATGGAGGCCATACAGGGACTTTCCACCTGGTGCATTGAAAACAAGAAGAACCACAGCCTTATCGTTCGCCACTGGATGAAGTGGCTCAAGAAATGTGAGTAGCTAGCAATGTACGCTGAAGCTAACCCGCTAGCGTGCGCACTTTCAgctaattcaaattcaattccTGACGAGCTGGGGACATTCCACTGACGCTGCTTGGGGTGGTGTTTTAGCGAAACGCGAACCGAGTCGGTGCGTCACAAAATAATGCTGATTTATCTCCTTAAATCGTTAATTCACCGCATCTTTGAAATGCAACACTGACGTTATCACTACTCGAAATTAGCCACTAATGCAGctaagctaatgctaacaccaccccacacccccacccacagCTAGCCTGTTTACAGCAGGGCCTCGCTGGGTTCACGATCATGTAAAAAAGCAACAACTCGATTCTGCACTTTTTGTGATAAATTATCACGCACGACACTGCTCATCTAAAACAACGAACTCTAACTCTGAGAGAAATGTGTTCACAGCGTGTTGTGTCAGATTCATCATTAGCTCGAGTCGGTGCTTTGCAGTTTGATGTGTGTGGTGCATGATTGATTTTGTCGTGAAGCAACTCATTCAATCGAAGTCATGGTGAAGTCCAAAGTAGACTTCAAAATCTAATCCAATGCGTTAAAAGATTGGGAGATGATCCAGAGAGAAGCTTGTGTGTAAACCCAGCCTCGGTTTAATGTCGTTTCGTAATCTGCTGATGCATCTTGCAGGAGGTCTGACACCAAAAAATCTGAATATGATGCTTTTGTTTAaactttgaatacattttatctgGTAAACTGGACAATAAGTAGCAATATAAATAAGAATCAATGGTGCAGTTGCAAAAAGCCAAGTACACGTTCTCAAGAATTGTACTTGAGTTAAATTTAATTGTAGTTGTGTATACATTTCATTAACATGTTGTAGTTTTACCCCACAGCAGATTAGTATCCGTTATAGTACTTTTTATTCCACTACATGTTTTTGGTTACAAGAGGCACTTTGCATATGCAGatagataataataaacacaattaaCAGATACATCGTACAATTTCGGTTCTTGTCCATTGGGGGAAACGTTTAAGCTACTTAACAGAATATTGAGTAACGTTAATTCTATTTTATCAATTattttacctccaccaacaaTACAAGTGATATACACAGTATTTTAATATGTAATACATGTTGTTCTAAAATTCTGAGTGGCTTTTGTTCTTTCAAATATCTTTTGATGCTGAAACGTTTGTGTTATTAGTAAAAGTTTGAATGGAGGAGTCAGACTTGAGTAGTTCTACAGTATGGTAATGTGTCTTTCTGTAAATGTAAGATATCAGTACCCCTTCTACTTCTGGAAAGGAGTTTAAGTTCataattaatgtaattttaatCACTTGGGAGTTACTGTGTTGTAACAGGTATTCAAATATATTCCAGTTGGTGGAACTAATGTAAGTTTATATGTCCATTGTCGCATCACAAGTACAGAGGGATAGTTGTTTGAATGTACTATTAGTCCAATATTTTAGTTATTGCTGATATATCCAAATTTAGTATAATTTGCACCAAATTAAAAGTTAAGTagtttatatttactgtataataGGTGTGTCTGGAAAAAGTAGCAACTGCATTTGTTCGTGTAAACAATGCAACTAGAGCTGCAACTGACAATCATTGGATTCATCTGTTGATTATTTATCTGTTCCTAGAtacaatgtcagaaaatggacaaaaatgatTATTGCAAGGCTACATGTTTAGATGACTTAATTTGTCAAACAGAGTAAAAACCCAAAGTTATTTAATTTACTATTGTGTATATGACCAAAAAAATCTTCACTTtatcacatttgagaagctgaaaccagagGGTCATTCTGCcttaaaatgattatttgattattaaaatgGTTGCAGATTAAATTTACCCCAAAGCTCTGGGTTCTGTGGTTTTGTGACTCTTAGATGCTGCACTTAAAATACTGCAATTGGTGGTAAGAGGGGATATGCATTTTCACTTATTAAATTAGCAGTAATCACTGGTTGGAGCTTTTCATTGTGAtcaatatttactgtatttttgaCGATatcttaaatgaataaaagtcatCCAGAGATGAAGACTCTGAAAGGAGATGTGGTTGAAATTTActaactttaaatttaaattacagCAGGATTAATGTTATTGTGATGTGTGTTGTAGAAATGTATGACTTGTTCTTCATTATTGCTTCTGAGTGGATTGAACGTAATAAGGGGGAGTGAACTGCACTGCGCTTATCATCTGCAATGTCATCTGCATATCTTCACTTTTTTATACAGTGAAATCGTGAGTTCGCTTTATGGCTTATTCTAACAGTATACAGTGTTTCTGAAATTGgttattttacactttgtttGATATCATCTCAGTACTTGGTATTAAAATATGCATTAAGCAGTGTTTGGAaaccaaaaataatatttgtagaAGAGGTATTGCATTGTAAGCTGAttgctttttaaaaccttttttaatacctttttttttaaagtatccCACATGTTTCTCCTGATAAAGTTTGGTGTGTAGGCCTTGATGTTGACAAAGAAAGGATGGAATATAATGTTGAGAGAGGGAAGTTGGTagcatacaaaacaaatgttggatTTTGTCTGctggttttctgctgctgttgtattCAAAAGTTTAGTTTCCCATATTTGTTTGGAAAGAATTTCCTCTGGTGCAGTAATGTTTAGTCTGATGAAGAAGAGGCTGGTAAATACCAAGTCAAAGTTTaggaataatttaaaaaaatcttttcccGTGTCTCAAATCGGATACTTCAGTTAATGGACTTCAGTGTGGAACAATGTGTACACATCATATTACCATCTGTGTGATCTCAAGCCTCTGTGCTAAAATTAGTAGAGTTGAAATATCCATTAAGGAGTTTCTGGTTAAATAGTCAGTGTCTGTTAAGTCATCATGTGGCTACGGCCATCAAAAAAATCCCCACCCTCCAACAGTGataacaaaacactgaatgaCAAAAGCTTATGCTGACAACATGTAACAAACTGCTGTGCACTGGCTAAGCCATTGTTTTCTGATGAAGAGCAGCGACAAGTAACCAAGAGCCGATCTACCATCATCATTTATTGCTGCAGGGTCTTTCTAGGCTATGAAATGTTGGTCCTGTATCAGAAAATGCTCTATAAATGTCCCAAAAGGTATAAAGTTGATCCATGTTGTCAGTCCATGCCAATCAGTTTCCAGTCAAGACTACAGGGGTTTTCTTTTCTCCGACCTTGTAGTGAAATATTAGCTCATTTAAcaactccaccaaggaggttatgttttcacccatgtctgtttgttggtttatttgtttgtaggATTACGCCGAAatttggtggagggatggggaatcGGGACATTTTGGTGTGTATTAAGGGgtgtattttttcactttcatagtattgtttggccttggtggaggtatgtgctctactcgGAGCTATTTTAGTTTCGGAATGTGATtccatttttttattgcaaatttTGACTTATTTATTAGCTCAGAAAAGAGACGGAAAAGCTTGTGTCATGTGTGGATGAGTGTCAGAAATATGTCAATATCTGCAGCATGCCCTCATACCTCAGCACCAGTTGTTTCTGGGATAGTTTTTAGAATAAGTTGTGATTGTGTATACTAGAGGTGCAACAGTCATAGCTTTGTAAATGCTCCGTAAACAAGCTCAATTGATTGATAATCTAAAGAGGCACTGCAATGTTAATTACATAGAATGATAAAAAAGAAGATTCCGTTTCATTCCTGTAATGTTACTTATGtagatgacatttaaaaatagtcCATCCTATAATGTACAGCATAGTTTcatgttgattgattgattgaaattgACGTTCATCTTTAACACACATAATCAGAACTTTATATCAGTTAGATTACCACTCGATATCATGCATCAGACACCAAGTATCAGACAATCCATGTTGTGtactttgttgttttcactgaatTAAATCAAGTGCAATCATTTTTCATGATGGAACAAGAGATATTAACAGACAGATAAGTCGTTTTGTGTTACAGGAGAAGTCTGATATTTAATTTTACAGCTGCAACGTTTggttttacagtatttgttcTGCATGTGTAATTTTGGTGAAGAAAGacgttttttttgttcaaaGGCACTAGCGTTGCAATTGCATTTCacatttgtaataaaaaaaatcacagtcaGATTTTTAGACTTTTCCCAGTTTGTAATGTAGCAGAGAGAAGATGAGCAACAATGAATTCTTTGAAAGCGCAATGATCATTCACAAGTGACACAAACCTTTGTTGTATGGACTGAATGAAACATCGCACTTGACATGTCATAGTTACTATTGTGTGTTTGgctgtgtatgtgcatgttgaGTTTTGTTGTTCCTCACTAGATACAGCTTCTTATTCTCATTTCATTTGAGGTATTATTGTGAATCTGTTTCAAGTGGACCCTGCTTGTTAAGGGTATAAAGCAGtgtaaagtgtgttttcattttaaaatcctgATATTTTGGGGTAACATTAATGTTGATATTTAGGAGTAAAGACACATTATTTTATATCGTTGGATGAGTGGTATTTTGGATTCTCAATTTCTTAATTTCTTTCCGCATTGGTATGACTTACCTCATCTGTGACAAGCCCATGTGTGGCAGTTTCTTTGTCTCAAACAATGGAAGTTACTTGCTGATGTTACTGAGGTATTAATGTTGTCTTTTAGAATAACAGATGCTGTGACATCTGCCAAAATGTGACATAGTAAACAAATTAAAAGGCAGCATTTTCTCCCTGGAAGTCAGAGAACATGATCCAACGCTTGTGCTTATTGGCTGTAATTGAATTCTGGTCAAATCCGGCTGCTCAGTGAGCTGTTTAAGGGAGCAGTAGATATGATACGGTCCTTGCCATTGTATATCTTTTGATGGCAATGGATCACTAATGCTAAAGTGAGGTGACCATGGAAACAGATTTTTAGATCTACGAGTGTCTGTTTTTACTGGTACGTTTTATTTCAGTAGTCAATCTTGTGTTTATCATTTCTATTCTGTAATTTAATCAAATGCTAAAAGGCTTTTGTATGAAACCCAGCTGAGATAAAGACAGTTATCATTGAGTTGAGGTgtaatgaaactgaaacagtGATAATAACGTTCATTATGGTTGTAACATGATACAGGAAGATTGTATCATGACACTTCCAACTGAATGTGTCACATGAATCTTTTGGGACAATCACAATCAAGTACATAGTTTGGTTAGCTTAATTAGTTCAGGACGGATAATAACCCAGAGATAACAGGCTCCATTGGCACATTCAAGTCAGCAGTGTGGGAACGTTTTGGTGACCTAGTAGCTCAGAAATATAGGTCTGAACTGAACTGTGGATTTGTTACACCTGACTTATTGTGACATGTCATTGCCACCCTGGCCATATAATGCAGGTACCACTGTCTTGGCTGTCTTTGATTATTTAGATAGTTAAGCCTTGCATTTTCATTGGAATATACAATAATGCaatgtttcagtgttttgatttaattataGACGTTCTTAATAGAACTCAAA
Above is a genomic segment from Hippoglossus stenolepis isolate QCI-W04-F060 chromosome 8, HSTE1.2, whole genome shotgun sequence containing:
- the prpf3 gene encoding U4/U6 small nuclear ribonucleoprotein Prp3; the protein is MSLPKREVEELRPWVERTVKKVLGFSEPTVVTAALHCVGKGLDKRKTIDQLRPFLDDSAGGFVERLFEALEESRSARGSKGSGEKNRKRDLKDVFGDETDPGAKREPQNSGDGTVAKRKRVPRFEEVEEREVIPVPPSESSGMLTKMQIKQMMEAATKQIKEKKKQLNFSSPTPAPQMFSLATPQSQMEASTVSRLLSTNAAAAVGGASSIAPSQAASFMNDAIEKARKAAELQARIQSQLAMKPGILGALGNTGPHNLVALANLHAMGIAPPKVEVKEVNKPTPLILDEKGRTVDASGKEVELTHRMPTLKANIRAVKREQFRQQLKEKPGEDMESTSYFDQRVFITPAQRPRRGFKFHDQGRFEKIAQRIRTKAQLERLQCEIAQAAKKTGIQASTKLALIAPRKEIGEWEVPNIEWWDSFILPNNVDLSTETKFERLELFGVTNLVEHPAQINPPVDTDKAVTLGVYLTKKEQKKLRRQTRREGQKEVQEKVRLGLMPPPEPKVRISNLMRVLGTEAVQDPTKVEAHVRAQMAKRQKAHEDANAARKLTAGQRKEKKVKKLKEDITNGVHIAVYRIRYLQSTSKKFKVEKNAIQLYLSGTVVLHRDVNLVVVEGGPKSQKKFKKLMMHRIKWQEHNSKRDDPDGDEEARRNNKCWLIWEGTAKERSFGDMKFKQCPTENMAREHFKKHRTEQYWDLALSQSVLETSDD